Proteins co-encoded in one Chryseobacterium foetidum genomic window:
- a CDS encoding response regulator transcription factor, whose amino-acid sequence MAIFSPYRFTMKINIAIADDHRIFRKSFIRFLHDTADIKVVIEASNGADLLEQLTASDKKPDLILLDIQMPVMNGIQCLTHLKDKFADIPVIILSQLFAEQYLKKAMLLGVCGYFTKDADPDEVIAAIQEHRQGVFLYEKSLEDEVLKLNDAKELSYENNKEKADFSKRELEIIYWTYQELTSKAIADKLNISIRTVDSHKDKLLKKTGCRSFLGVVVLAMELHLLIKENFE is encoded by the coding sequence ATGGCAATATTTTCACCATACAGATTTACCATGAAGATTAATATTGCCATCGCAGATGACCACCGTATTTTCAGAAAAAGCTTCATCCGCTTTTTGCATGATACTGCTGATATCAAGGTAGTGATCGAAGCTTCAAATGGTGCAGATCTTTTGGAGCAGCTTACTGCTTCGGACAAAAAACCAGATCTTATTTTACTGGATATTCAGATGCCTGTGATGAACGGAATTCAATGTCTTACCCACCTGAAAGACAAATTTGCTGATATACCCGTTATTATTCTCTCGCAGCTTTTTGCAGAACAATACCTCAAAAAAGCCATGCTTTTGGGAGTATGCGGTTACTTTACAAAAGATGCAGATCCTGATGAAGTCATTGCTGCAATTCAGGAACACAGACAAGGAGTCTTTCTCTATGAAAAGAGCTTAGAGGATGAAGTTTTAAAACTGAACGATGCTAAAGAACTTTCTTATGAAAATAATAAGGAGAAAGCAGATTTTTCTAAAAGAGAACTGGAAATCATCTATTGGACTTATCAGGAACTGACAAGCAAAGCCATCGCAGATAAACTCAACATTAGCATACGCACAGTGGATTCTCATAAAGATAAACTATTGAAAAAAACAGGCTGCAGGAGTTTTCTCGGCGTGGTGGTTTTGGCTATGGAACTTCATCTTCTCATCAAAGAAAATTTCGAGTAG
- a CDS encoding glycosyltransferase family 2 protein, with amino-acid sequence MPEFSIVTIVKGRRKQLTNLLKSIKNSSILPVDIQIVCIDEPIDIIIPNGLYVNIQRILNTHPLPLAAARNLGFKSSETEDIIFIDVDCMVSPTLFENILNALHHDKIISAYPLYLPFVPEHENYPDLLNCSVSHPAREHIPSDTVVDHLQFWSLIFAVKKMTFEKTGGFDESFIGYGAEDTDFAMGFHKKGIKHIFIKDFVLHQYHDKYDPPLNHFDSIIENAQRYRKKWGALPMQRWLKAFEKINLITIDHNQEILVLKKPTEDQINNSVSSNPY; translated from the coding sequence ATGCCTGAATTTAGTATTGTAACAATTGTCAAAGGAAGAAGAAAACAGTTAACTAATCTTCTTAAATCCATAAAGAATTCGTCAATTTTACCTGTTGACATTCAGATTGTATGTATTGATGAGCCTATCGATATCATAATCCCCAATGGATTATACGTAAATATACAGCGCATTTTAAACACTCATCCTCTGCCTCTTGCAGCAGCCAGAAATTTGGGTTTTAAGTCTTCGGAGACAGAAGACATCATTTTCATTGATGTGGACTGTATGGTATCACCGACACTTTTTGAAAATATATTAAATGCTTTGCATCATGACAAAATTATTTCTGCATACCCACTGTATCTGCCCTTTGTGCCGGAACATGAAAACTATCCTGATTTGCTGAACTGTTCAGTGTCTCATCCTGCACGTGAGCATATACCTTCAGATACCGTGGTGGATCATTTGCAATTTTGGTCTTTGATATTTGCTGTCAAAAAGATGACCTTCGAAAAAACCGGAGGTTTTGATGAATCTTTTATAGGGTATGGGGCTGAGGATACAGATTTTGCTATGGGATTTCACAAAAAAGGAATTAAACATATTTTCATAAAAGATTTTGTTTTGCATCAATACCATGATAAATATGATCCGCCCCTCAACCACTTTGATTCAATTATTGAGAATGCTCAACGCTACAGGAAAAAATGGGGTGCGCTACCCATGCAACGTTGGTTAAAGGCATTTGAAAAAATCAATCTAATAACAATAGACCATAACCAGGAAATTCTTGTTTTAAAAAAACCTACTGAAGATCAGATAAATAATTCTGTCTCATCCAATCCTTATTAA
- a CDS encoding glycosyltransferase, which translates to MKILIVAGPFISLREPYNGGTEAFVVEHANELVRLGHTVDVIAKDADEKNLFQIIEFIESPLCMKDDSYRACPEWLGQQHYQTLQLGMMDVSKYDVIHYNSFIPEIYSVCALFNIPGVLTLHLPPTEKFALMYQFFIKHAPVVPVAISQRMRKHWQPFFEKDVEVILNGIPLDKWEQKNPNRHGYLLWSGRIAKEKNVKAAIELADHLNKKLKIIGPVFNDEYFRDQVKPYLNENIEYISHVNQKRISEIAAGASVYLATAHWEEPFGLSTVEMLASGLPVVGFSTAIPPELRNSNVSIAVDSGRWQDLISPLDLVQKSDSKACREFATHFDVKKTTENYVNLYNRLLVK; encoded by the coding sequence ATGAAGATACTGATTGTTGCGGGACCGTTTATCTCTCTCCGTGAACCTTATAATGGCGGTACAGAAGCATTTGTTGTTGAACATGCAAACGAACTCGTTCGTCTCGGCCATACAGTTGATGTAATCGCTAAAGATGCCGATGAGAAAAATCTTTTCCAGATCATAGAATTCATTGAAAGCCCGCTATGCATGAAAGACGACTCCTACAGGGCATGTCCTGAATGGCTTGGTCAGCAGCATTATCAGACGCTTCAATTGGGCATGATGGATGTAAGTAAATACGATGTTATCCATTATAATTCGTTCATACCTGAGATTTACTCTGTCTGTGCACTCTTTAATATTCCAGGGGTATTAACATTGCATCTGCCACCTACAGAAAAGTTTGCATTGATGTATCAGTTTTTCATTAAACATGCACCAGTTGTTCCTGTAGCTATTTCGCAGAGAATGCGTAAGCATTGGCAGCCATTTTTTGAAAAGGATGTAGAGGTAATTTTAAATGGAATACCACTTGATAAATGGGAACAGAAAAACCCGAACCGGCACGGATATCTGTTATGGAGCGGACGTATTGCAAAAGAAAAAAATGTGAAAGCCGCCATAGAGCTGGCAGATCATCTTAACAAAAAACTCAAAATTATAGGTCCGGTTTTTAATGATGAGTATTTCCGTGATCAGGTCAAGCCATATCTAAATGAAAATATTGAATACATTTCTCATGTCAACCAAAAGCGAATCAGTGAAATTGCTGCGGGTGCTTCTGTCTACCTAGCCACCGCTCACTGGGAAGAACCTTTTGGTTTGAGCACGGTTGAAATGCTTGCCAGCGGTCTGCCAGTCGTAGGGTTCAGTACCGCTATACCTCCTGAACTGCGTAACAGTAATGTTTCGATAGCAGTTGATTCCGGTAGGTGGCAGGACTTGATCAGTCCTTTGGATCTGGTTCAAAAATCAGATTCAAAAGCCTGCAGGGAATTTGCAACACATTTTGATGTGAAGAAAACGACAGAAAACTATGTGAATCTTTATAACAGATTATTAGTAAAATAG
- a CDS encoding glycosyltransferase: MGKPTIFYFVHAHGNGHRATFNILYPELSLYFKVVAVTTNKEISEYLNSHFEMDILELPAKYPEHYDIPEHTFSKAFEVTPYALEPAIRAKAFADAVLNYKPVALYCDGVPELAIMARSMGLSVVLVHLPGNVMNDPTQVFAHELADHIIAHFPSFLEQENYKYGSKTYYGGYLSKFSGISVKQIDSFDDDVVTILLGYENYDQKILQNITEDLNTKFIIIGNKREYKLGKNCRQLGFVKNINEAVAGNRVISAAGQNTVAELISLGKRIILLPESRPYDEQNVHANVLAQNGLAILAQDDFSAEQWRDLLMLAKTFKPAHNNFINQSSPREIAQQMKNWYA; this comes from the coding sequence ATGGGGAAGCCAACAATTTTTTATTTTGTTCATGCCCATGGAAATGGGCATCGTGCAACTTTTAATATATTATACCCGGAATTATCGCTCTATTTCAAAGTCGTGGCAGTAACTACAAACAAGGAAATAAGTGAATACCTTAATTCACATTTTGAGATGGATATATTGGAACTGCCTGCAAAATACCCGGAGCATTATGACATTCCGGAACATACATTTTCAAAAGCTTTTGAAGTAACTCCTTATGCATTGGAACCTGCTATCCGTGCGAAAGCGTTTGCAGATGCTGTTTTAAATTATAAGCCCGTTGCACTGTACTGCGATGGTGTTCCTGAACTTGCAATAATGGCCAGAAGTATGGGTCTTTCAGTCGTTTTAGTTCATCTGCCCGGAAATGTCATGAATGATCCTACGCAGGTTTTTGCTCATGAACTGGCCGATCATATCATAGCACATTTCCCCTCATTTCTGGAACAGGAAAACTATAAATACGGATCAAAAACATACTATGGCGGATATTTATCAAAATTTTCCGGAATAAGTGTAAAGCAGATTGACAGCTTTGATGATGATGTGGTTACAATCCTGTTGGGTTACGAAAACTATGATCAAAAAATCCTTCAAAACATTACCGAAGATTTGAATACAAAATTTATCATTATCGGGAATAAAAGGGAATATAAACTGGGTAAAAACTGCCGTCAGCTGGGGTTCGTAAAAAATATCAATGAAGCTGTTGCAGGAAACAGAGTAATTTCAGCAGCCGGTCAGAATACAGTTGCAGAGCTCATATCTCTTGGTAAACGGATAATTCTGCTTCCTGAATCGAGACCCTATGATGAACAGAATGTGCATGCAAATGTTTTAGCCCAAAATGGACTGGCAATACTGGCACAAGATGATTTTTCAGCAGAACAATGGCGAGATTTGCTGATGTTAGCAAAGACATTTAAACCCGCACATAATAACTTTATAAATCAATCCTCTCCAAGGGAGATCGCTCAACAAATGAAAAACTGGTATGCCTGA
- a CDS encoding T9SS type A sorting domain-containing protein, whose protein sequence is MYILIALMAVIFFNAQAFTFQWAKTGGATNGSSSVGFNNTSDEHILDIAVDNQNNTYFLSSLFNTTPLLDGQPVTNYGGRNLIIFSTDCQGNVRWTRTIGGSGNTGGLAQKIVLDNNGNLYLSVFMPNNATPGSGFLPPRFGDNNIQPTITNNPLEPQAALRQGFLLKYSTADGQLTWRKDFQGDVTFFNNYIDLSEPVIDSQGYLHLLLGFSNGTHLGGLITVPASYNTNNNYQYYIVKYDSSGNIVGNPSLVPLQGSTTFTGGYLNFMYDEANGRYYLGGSRNYEGTGSNGAALSYNNVPIAGSAFLLAFSSTTFNELWRREFTTNSSIGSNFILGLKKDPLTSDIYISGKIGKTTNTVSFGSDFTFSTPLTGQIGYVMKLSTSNTGSNIIWSNYPTALSDGSTQVAIENARMPITIKGNEVLFAKGSIRETWGNFPMVRPVNERTDPLVVKFNKDTGAVTGTHEVLGSSGAEDHFTAIVTDNDGNIMLGGFINGQLFVDPNDGVPTISNASGSQKTNFFFAKLANTACSALSTAETQIEDSQISFYPNPTQDFVIVSTKNTLQGYSVYSLAGQLVKKGKFEIGENKIPMQSLAAGNYIINITTDRGNLSGKVIKK, encoded by the coding sequence ATGTACATACTGATAGCTCTAATGGCTGTTATATTTTTTAATGCACAAGCCTTCACCTTCCAATGGGCAAAAACCGGTGGAGCCACCAATGGGTCAAGCAGTGTCGGATTTAATAATACATCCGATGAACATATTTTAGATATAGCAGTAGATAATCAGAACAATACTTACTTTCTAAGCTCCTTATTTAATACCACACCATTATTAGACGGGCAACCTGTTACAAACTATGGTGGTCGTAACTTAATAATATTTTCTACCGATTGTCAGGGAAATGTAAGATGGACGAGAACGATAGGAGGAAGTGGTAATACTGGTGGTTTAGCACAAAAAATTGTTTTAGATAATAATGGAAATCTGTATTTAAGCGTTTTCATGCCCAATAATGCCACGCCTGGCAGTGGTTTTCTTCCGCCAAGATTTGGTGACAATAATATTCAACCCACAATCACTAATAATCCCCTTGAACCACAGGCAGCATTAAGACAAGGATTTCTTTTGAAATATAGTACAGCTGACGGTCAATTGACGTGGCGCAAAGACTTTCAGGGTGATGTTACATTCTTTAATAATTACATTGATTTAAGTGAACCCGTAATTGATTCGCAGGGATATTTGCATCTCCTTTTAGGATTTTCAAATGGAACTCATTTAGGCGGATTAATTACTGTTCCCGCATCATATAATACGAATAATAATTATCAATATTATATAGTAAAGTATGATAGTTCCGGAAACATTGTTGGCAACCCTTCTTTAGTTCCATTGCAAGGTTCAACAACCTTTACAGGTGGATATTTAAATTTCATGTATGATGAAGCTAATGGCAGATATTATCTTGGTGGATCTAGAAATTATGAAGGAACAGGTAGTAATGGTGCTGCTCTTTCATACAACAATGTTCCAATTGCAGGTTCTGCTTTCCTTCTTGCTTTTAGCAGTACAACTTTCAATGAACTTTGGAGAAGAGAATTCACTACTAATTCAAGCATTGGATCTAATTTTATTTTAGGATTAAAAAAAGATCCTTTAACCAGCGACATTTATATTTCTGGGAAAATTGGAAAAACAACCAACACTGTCTCATTTGGAAGTGATTTTACTTTTTCAACTCCTCTAACAGGACAAATCGGTTATGTTATGAAACTTAGCACGTCCAATACCGGAAGTAATATTATCTGGTCGAATTATCCCACTGCTTTATCAGATGGTTCTACACAGGTAGCAATCGAAAATGCCAGAATGCCAATTACGATTAAAGGTAATGAAGTTCTTTTCGCAAAAGGAAGCATCCGTGAAACATGGGGGAATTTCCCTATGGTAAGACCTGTCAATGAGCGTACTGACCCTTTGGTTGTAAAATTTAATAAAGATACAGGTGCTGTGACAGGAACTCATGAAGTACTGGGAAGTTCGGGAGCAGAAGACCATTTCACTGCTATTGTGACTGATAACGATGGAAATATTATGCTCGGAGGGTTCATTAATGGACAATTGTTTGTTGATCCCAATGACGGGGTTCCGACAATCAGCAATGCTTCAGGATCTCAGAAAACTAATTTTTTCTTTGCAAAGCTGGCAAATACTGCATGCAGTGCACTAAGTACAGCTGAGACCCAAATTGAAGACAGCCAAATCTCATTTTACCCAAATCCAACACAGGATTTTGTAATAGTAAGCACTAAAAACACTTTACAAGGCTATTCTGTATATTCTTTAGCAGGACAGTTGGTGAAAAAAGGTAAGTTTGAAATTGGTGAAAATAAAATTCCTATGCAGAGTTTAGCAGCAGGAAATTACATTATTAACATCACAACCGATCGAGGAAATCTTAGCGGTAAAGTCATCAAGAAATAA
- a CDS encoding sensor histidine kinase: MGSAVMAFLSIGVVALALLYQNRMFKIKKHQSSLLLKAVLHKEQEERKRISEDLHDTVSGNLSSIHIYFSLLKKKITDPEVISILTEAAEELKNTQQEIRRISFNLMPPALITSGFIPSLEDLLRRNSMRNHFKYYLHSESEVFFAQKTAYQLLQIFQELITNSSQHGFSKNIRVTITSGKNGNYIEYHDDGKNYDFYKELKQTSGNGLKNILSRIESINGTLEQKTSSDGNIFTIQIYHED; this comes from the coding sequence ATGGGTAGTGCAGTTATGGCTTTCCTTTCTATCGGTGTTGTTGCATTGGCATTGCTGTACCAAAACAGAATGTTTAAAATTAAAAAGCATCAATCTTCACTTTTATTAAAGGCAGTTTTACATAAAGAGCAGGAAGAAAGGAAAAGAATTTCCGAAGATCTGCACGATACGGTTTCAGGAAATCTGTCCTCTATTCATATATACTTCAGTCTGCTGAAAAAGAAAATTACAGATCCTGAAGTGATTTCCATACTTACGGAAGCTGCCGAAGAACTGAAAAATACCCAGCAGGAAATCCGCAGAATAAGTTTTAATCTAATGCCTCCTGCTTTGATCACTTCCGGCTTTATCCCCTCCCTGGAAGATCTTCTCCGTAGAAACAGCATGAGAAATCATTTTAAATATTATCTACATAGCGAAAGCGAAGTTTTTTTTGCTCAGAAAACAGCTTACCAGCTTTTACAGATTTTTCAGGAGCTGATCACGAACAGTTCACAACACGGATTTTCGAAAAATATTAGAGTTACTATTACTTCCGGGAAAAACGGAAATTACATCGAATACCATGATGATGGAAAAAACTATGATTTTTATAAGGAATTGAAACAAACTTCAGGAAACGGACTGAAAAACATATTGTCCAGAATTGAAAGTATCAATGGTACTTTAGAACAGAAAACTTCTTCTGATGGCAATATTTTCACCATACAGATTTACCATGAAGATTAA
- a CDS encoding glycosyltransferase, which yields MNILLVSGPGISLKEPYNSGIEAFIVSFAKELTNEGHNVDIVAKDSDAGFKFKLINPFKNYCPDDSTDVTQINEVNQFKNLNLESYDVIHFNMFYPHLLTAGLDFKKTMFLTLHSPPDSERISVYKKLLKTGSFKFIAISNRIKAQWDLALSTDIPVIGNGINIDLWPITEMHRPKYLLWSARITEEKNVTAAISVAKQMQLPLIIAGRIVNQKYFDEQVLPNLSSQIEYVGHVTQSELSDLSKNAIAYLATATWQEPFGLAALEMLASGVPVVGFTTAVPKDWQNNCVLTTSSLQWQDLVPLVKKSLSLSPITCRNFAAGMTIQKMTSEYLSLYEKILLNNNVIESTMR from the coding sequence ATGAATATTTTACTTGTATCAGGTCCCGGAATATCACTTAAAGAGCCCTACAATAGTGGAATCGAAGCATTTATAGTTTCCTTTGCCAAGGAGCTCACCAACGAAGGTCACAATGTTGACATTGTAGCTAAAGATTCGGATGCAGGTTTTAAATTCAAACTGATAAACCCTTTTAAAAATTATTGTCCAGATGATTCTACCGATGTTACACAGATAAATGAAGTAAATCAATTTAAAAACCTGAATCTTGAATCGTATGATGTGATCCATTTTAATATGTTTTATCCTCATTTACTGACTGCAGGATTAGATTTTAAGAAAACGATGTTTCTTACCCTGCACTCTCCCCCCGATTCGGAAAGGATATCCGTCTACAAAAAACTTCTAAAAACAGGCAGCTTTAAATTTATAGCAATATCAAACCGCATAAAGGCGCAGTGGGATCTGGCACTTTCAACAGATATTCCTGTCATTGGTAATGGCATTAATATCGATCTTTGGCCAATTACAGAAATGCATAGACCAAAATACTTACTTTGGTCAGCCAGGATTACGGAAGAAAAAAATGTGACAGCAGCAATCTCAGTTGCCAAGCAAATGCAATTGCCACTCATAATAGCAGGAAGAATTGTCAATCAAAAATACTTTGATGAACAGGTACTGCCAAATCTCAGCAGTCAAATTGAATATGTAGGTCACGTCACACAGTCTGAACTTAGCGACCTTTCTAAGAATGCGATAGCGTATCTTGCGACGGCAACCTGGCAGGAGCCATTTGGACTGGCTGCTTTGGAAATGCTCGCAAGTGGCGTTCCCGTGGTAGGTTTTACCACAGCTGTACCAAAAGACTGGCAAAATAATTGCGTGTTAACGACTTCGTCTCTGCAATGGCAGGATTTAGTTCCTTTAGTTAAAAAAAGCCTTTCACTAAGCCCCATTACATGCAGAAATTTTGCAGCTGGTATGACTATACAAAAAATGACCTCAGAATACCTGAGCTTATATGAAAAAATATTACTGAATAATAACGTTATTGAAAGTACAATGCGTTGA
- a CDS encoding glycosyltransferase: MKIAVIAKTRLPIAEPFRGGLEAFTHSLCKEYMRLGHNVTLYAHKDSDPRLNIKGFYGKNHRESEHFEIYENDEYLTILKDIEKNNFDVVHNNSTHELPIIWGVNASIPVVTTLHTPPISKLKAAAVICSSSENLHFVFPSKSFEKSWQPYMNKPSTVIHNGVNNEKWALVREKAEYLFWFGRIVHAKGLDIVMDAAQELKMPLRFAGSVDDKIYFEEHIRNRMTQSIKYLGHLNQSEIQKHMKGAAAVVSAVRWEEPFGLTTIEAMSSGVPVAGFDRGAFRELVTAESGTVAEQKNIKSLTKAIEAAIVLDSKKVRHHAESFCLQTMAGRYIKFFEELI; this comes from the coding sequence ATGAAAATTGCTGTAATAGCCAAAACCAGACTTCCAATAGCCGAACCTTTCAGAGGAGGCTTAGAAGCTTTTACCCATTCATTGTGTAAAGAATATATGCGTCTCGGTCATAATGTTACACTGTATGCTCACAAAGACAGCGATCCAAGGCTCAACATCAAAGGATTTTATGGCAAAAATCATCGGGAAAGTGAGCACTTTGAAATTTATGAAAATGATGAGTACCTGACCATTTTGAAGGATATTGAAAAAAATAATTTTGATGTTGTCCATAATAATTCTACACACGAACTTCCAATTATATGGGGCGTTAATGCATCCATTCCTGTTGTCACGACTCTTCACACACCACCAATAAGCAAATTAAAAGCTGCCGCAGTTATATGCTCATCATCAGAAAATCTCCATTTCGTTTTTCCATCGAAGTCATTTGAAAAGTCGTGGCAACCTTATATGAACAAACCTTCTACAGTCATCCATAACGGCGTGAACAATGAAAAATGGGCCCTTGTGCGTGAAAAGGCAGAGTATCTGTTTTGGTTTGGAAGAATAGTTCATGCCAAAGGCCTCGACATTGTAATGGATGCAGCCCAGGAATTAAAGATGCCATTGAGATTTGCCGGTTCAGTAGACGATAAGATCTATTTTGAAGAGCATATCAGAAACCGAATGACACAGAGCATCAAATATCTCGGACATTTAAACCAATCTGAAATCCAAAAGCATATGAAAGGCGCAGCTGCTGTAGTAAGTGCTGTCCGCTGGGAGGAACCTTTTGGTCTTACCACTATTGAAGCAATGTCTTCCGGAGTACCGGTTGCAGGTTTTGACCGTGGAGCCTTCCGAGAACTGGTAACTGCCGAAAGTGGTACTGTAGCCGAACAGAAAAATATAAAATCCCTGACAAAAGCTATTGAGGCTGCAATAGTACTCGACAGTAAAAAAGTCAGGCATCATGCAGAATCATTTTGTCTGCAAACAATGGCTGGGCGTTATATAAAATTTTTTGAAGAATTGATATGA